Proteins from a single region of Ziziphus jujuba cultivar Dongzao chromosome 1, ASM3175591v1:
- the LOC107405883 gene encoding BAG family molecular chaperone regulator 3, whose amino-acid sequence MMKKRSNVYGGGRMMSGSSTTTSSLTSRDEEIEWEMRPGGMLVQKRIGNPQVSSPILRLRIAFGVLRYEISINSRATFGEVKKLLTAESGLQPGEQKLIFRGKERENGEYLDICGVKDRSKLNLIEDPCSIERRFIEMRRNAKIQTAQRTISDVSMEIDKLAEQVSAIEKSISNGVKVSEVQITTLIEMLMRQAIKLDGIPAEGEASALKNLQGKRVQKCVETLDVLKISNAKVKPVVVTTKWETFDPPPTTAHWEFFD is encoded by the exons ATGATGAAAAAGAGGTCCAATGTGTATGGTGGTGGTAGAATGATGAGCGGGAGCTCCACAACGACGTCGTCGTTGACGTCGAGGGACGAGGAAATTGAGTGGGAAATGAGACCTGGGGGTATGTTGGTGCAGAAAAGAATCGGCAATCCCCAGGTTTCATCTCCCATCCTGCGGCTTCGGATCGCTTTCGGTGTGCTGCGGTACGAGATCTCGATCAACTCTCGAGCCACCTTCG GGGAGGTGAAGAAGCTTCTGACGGCGGAGAGTGGTCTACAGCCAGGAGAGCAAAAGCTAATTTTCCGAGGCAAAGAGCGAGAAAATGGAGAGTATTTGGACATTTGCGGGGTTAAAGACCGATCGAAACTCAACTTGATCGAGGACCCTTGTAGCATCGAGAGGAGATTCATCGAGATGCGAAGGAACGCCAAAATCCAGACTGCACAGCGCACCATCTCGGACGTCTCCATGGAAATCGATAAGCTGGCGGAGCAG GTCTCTGCAATTGAAAAATCAATCTCAAACGGTGTCAAGGTATCCGAGGTTCAGATCACTACATTAATAGAGATGCTAATGAGACAAGCAATCAAATTGGATGGCATTCCTGCAGAAGGAGAGGCTTCTGCTCTGAAGAATTTACAG GGTAAGAGAGTCCAGAAGTGTGTTGAAACCCTTGATGTGCTGAAGATATCAAATGCAAAAGTGAAGCCTGTTGTTGTGACAACTAAGTGGGAAACCTTCGATCCTCCACCGACCACAGCCCATTGGGAATTTTTCGATTGA
- the LOC107405886 gene encoding (R)-mandelonitrile lyase 3-like translates to MGAWLLIVLSFIFHHQFEVLGLATSSDHDFSYMNSVYNATDLPIRDEYDYIIVGGGTAGCPLAATLSANYSVLVVERGSAPSSYPMVLTADGIFGNLLQEDDGKTPAQRFTSEDGVANVRGRILGGTSMINGGFFSRADDQFYNESGINWDMDTAEEAYQWVEDTIVFHLNLSAWQSTFKDGLLEAGVTPDNGFTLQHLVGTKSSGSIFDNEGKRHGAVELLNRGVLENLKVAVEAWVERIIFSSKASGVSASGVKYSDSQGKTHTALVRDGGEVILSAGAIGSPQLLLLSGVGPFANLSSQGISVVLENPDVGNHMADNPRNNVNIVVPFGLDPSIPQVAGITNEFNYLESSSSIIPFSFPQPFSLFPNGTSPLELSVVFIVDKFAGPLSSGSLWLVSSADVKVSPAVRFNYFEDPEDLARCVRGMRLVGDMLKTSSMQGFKFEDLEGAEGFKFLGPALPINQSDDASMEEFCRSTVTTIWHYHGGCLVGKVVNGDLKVVGTNSLRVVDSSIFNSSPGTNPQATLMMIGRYIGLRILQEREAAK, encoded by the exons ATGGGCGCTTGGTTATTGATTGTGCTTTCGTTTATTTTTCATCATCAATTCGAGGTTCTTGGATTGGCTACTTCATCTGACCATG ATTTCAGTTATATGAACTCTGTATACAATGCCACTGATCTACCAATAAGAGATGAGTATGACTATATAATAGTTGGAGGTGGAACAGCAGGTTGTCCTTTGGCTGCGACTTTGTCAGCGAACTACTCGGTTCTTGTCGTTGAAAGGGGCAGTGCTCCTTCATCATACCCAATGGTGTTGACCGCAGACGGTATATTTGGTAATCTCTTGCAGGAAGATGATGGTAAAACACCGGCTCAGAGGTTCACTTCAGAAGATGGTGTTGCAAATGTTAGAGGAAGAATCCTTGGTGGGACCAGCATGATCAATGGTGGATTCTTCTCCAGAGCTGATGACCAGTTCTATAATGAATCTGGCATTAACTGGGACATGGATACGGCCGAGGAGGCATATCAATGGGTGGAAGACACCATTGTTTTCCATTTGAATCTATCAGCTTGGCAATCTACTTTCAAAGATGGTTTGCTTGAAGCAGGAGTCACTCCTGACAATGGGTTCACTCTGCAACACTTAGTAGGAACAAAATCTTCCGGTTCAATCTTCGATAACGAGGGAAAGAGACATGGAGCTGTGGAGCTTCTTAACAGAGGAGTACTGGAGAACCTGAAAGTTGCAGTTGAGGCCTGGGTGGAAAGAATCATCTTCTCTTCCAAAGCATCAG GTGTATCGGCGAGTGGAGTCAAATATAGTGATTCACAAGGAAAGACTCATACGGCATTGGTAAGAGATGGAGGAGAGGTGATATTAAGTGCAGGGGCAATTGGGAGCCCTCAGCTTCTTCTGCTGAGTGGGGTTGGTCCGTTTGCTAATCTTTCCTCACAGGGAATTTCGGTTGTCTTGGAAAATCCAGATGTGGGAAACCATATGGCTGATAATCCCCGTAATAATGTCAACATTGTAGTTCCATTTGGATTGGATCCATCAATTCCACAGGTGGCAGGGATCACCAATGAATTCAATTACCTAGAGTCAAGCTCCTCCATCATCCCATTTTCTTTTCCTCAACCTTTTAGCCTTTTCCCAAATGGAACTTCTCCCTTAGAATTAAGTGTTGTATTCATCGTTGACAAGTTCGCCGGACCCCTGTCGAGTGGATCCCTCTGGCTGGTTTCGTCGGCCGATGTCAAAGTCAGCCCTGCCGTCCGATTCAACTACTTTGAAGATCCAGAGGACCTTGCTCGCTGTGTAAGGGGAATGAGGTTGGTGGGTGATATGCTCAAGACTAGCTCCATGCAGGGATTCAAGTTTGAAGATTTAGAAGGTGCTGAAGGTTTCAAGTTTCTAGGACCTGCTTTGCCAATTAACCAATCAGATGATGCATCAATGGAGGAGTTTTGTCGAAGCACAGTGACAACCATCTGGCATTACCATGGCGGATGCTTGGTGGGAAAGGTGGTGAATGGTGATTTGAAGGTGGTGGGTACAAATTCACTTCGAGTAGTAGATAGTTCCATATTCAATTCATCACCCGGCACCAACCCTCAGGCCACCCTAATGATGATAGGCCG GTACATTGGACTTAGAATCTTGCAGGAAAGAGAGGCCGCCAAATAG
- the LOC107405884 gene encoding (R)-mandelonitrile lyase 2: protein MTTFILFLISYISHLQLEVVSLAAPYDHDFSYMKSVHNATDVPLEDVYDYIIVGGGTAGCPLAATLSEKYSVLVLERGNSPVSYPQVLNSNGVLANLLQEDDGKSPAERFTSEDGVPNTRGRVLGGSSMINAGFYSRADKEFYMQSGIQWDMDSVENSYQWVEETIVFKPNLSVWQSIFKQALLQAGVGPDNGFTLQHLVGSKASGSTFDDQGRRHGAVELLNRGVLKNLRVAVQASVEKIIFNYNHIEGLCAIGVEYTDSNGWSRRRAFLRDKGEVILSAGAIGSPQLLLLSGIGPDHHLSSLYIPIVHSNPDVGNFMADNPRNSINILVPFDLDPSVAQVAGITSDFNYIEAISSYMPFSFPLPFSLFPTSTTPINLSVASIVEKFHGPISSGSLRLVSPVGVGVSPAVRFNYFENPVDLARCVRGMRKVGDMLKTQSMDRFKFRGLKDVEGGFKFLGPSLPKEQSDDASMEGFCRSTVTTMWHYHGGCVVGKVVDGEFRVMGTNALRVVDSSVFKTSPGTNPQATVMMIGRYIGLKILQERKKPK from the exons ATGACTACTTTCATATTGTTTTTGATTTCATACATTTCACATCTACAATTGGAAGTTGTTTCGTTGGCTGCTCCATACGATCacg ATTTTAGCTACATGAAATCTGTACATAATGCAACTGATGTACCATTAGAAGACGTATACGACTATATAATAGTCGGAGGAGGCACAGCAGGGTGTCCATTGGCCGCAACTTTATCAGAAAAATACTCAGTTCTTGTCCTCGAAAGAGGCAATTCCCCTGTATCATATCCACAGGTTTTGAATTCAAATGGTGTATTAGCAAATCTACTGCAGGAAGACGATGGGAAGTCACCTGCAGAGAGATTCACTTCAGAAGATGGAGTACCAAATACAAGAGGAAGAGTCCTCGGTGGCAGCAGCATGATCAACGCGGGATTCTACTCCAGAGCCGACAAGGAATTCTATATGCAATCAGGCATTCAATGGGACATGGATAGTGTCGAAAATTCTTATCAATGGGTGGAAGAAACTATTGTTTTCAAACCAAATCTGTCAGTCTGGCAATCTATTTTCAAACAAGCTTTGCTTCAAGCAGGAGTAGGTCCTGACAATGGATTCACTCTGCAACATTTGGTAGGAAGCAAAGCTTCTGGTTCCACATTTGATGATCAGGGAAGGAGACATGGAGCCGTGGAGCTTCTCAACAGAGGAGTATTGAAGAACCTGAGAGTTGCAGTTCAGGCCTCGGTCGAgaaaatcattttcaattatAATCATATTGAAGGTTTATGTGCAATTGGAGTCGAATATACTGATTCTAATGGTTGGTCTCGTCGTCGGGCATTTTTAAGAGATAAAGGAGAGGTGATATTGAGTGCAGGGGCAATTGGGAGCCCTCAACTTCTCCTTCTCAGTGGAATCGGTCCAGATCATCATCTTTCTTCCCTGTATATTCCGATTGTTCACTCAAATCCTGATGTGGGAAACTTCATGGCTGATAATCCTCGGAATAGCATCAATATTTTAGTCCCATTTGATTTGGACCCATCAGTTGCACAGGTTGCAGGAATTACCAGCGACTTCAATTACATAGAGGCAATCTCTTCGTACATgccattttcatttcctttacCTTTTAGCCTTTTTCCCACCTCAACTACTCCAATTAATTTGAGTGTGGCATCCATTGTTGAGAAATTCCATGGACCTATATCGAGTGGTTCTCTCCGGTTGGTGTCGCCGGTGGGGGTGGGAGTCAGTCCGGCTGTCCGATTCAATTACTTTGAAAATCCGGTGGACCTTGCTCGTTGTGTTAGAGGAATGAGGAAAGTTGGTGATATGCTGAAAACACAGTCCATGGATAGATTTAAGTTTAGAGGTTTGAAGGATGTAGAAGGAGGGTTCAAGTTTTTGGGACCTTCTTTGCCGAAGGAGCAGTCTGATGATGCATCGATGGAGGGGTTTTGTAGAAGCACAGTGACGACCATGTGGCATTACCATGGAGGATGCGTGGTGGGAAAGGTGGTGGATGGTGAATTTCGGGTGATGGGGACGAACGCACTGAGGGTGGTAGATAGTTCTGTATTTAAGACTTCACCAGGAACAAACCCTCAGGCCACCGTTATGATGATAGGCCG GTATATTGGCCTTAAGATCTTGCAGGAAAGAAAAAAGCCCAAGTAG
- the LOC107432124 gene encoding (R)-mandelonitrile lyase 2, translating into MATALFLIMLSYILHPHLEVLALATSSDHDFSYMKSVQNATDLPLEESYDYIIVGGGTAGCPLAATLSEKYSVLVLERGSAPVSYPNVLSANGLLANLLQEDDGKTPAQRFTSEDGVPNARGRILGGSSMINVGFFSRADDQFYNESGIDWDMDLVEKSYQWVEDTIVFRSNLSAFQSIFRKALLQAGVGPDNGFSLKHLVGTKTSGSTFDNQGRRHGAVELLNRAVLKNLRVAVEAYVERIIFSSSNNASRLSASGVIYTDSKGKTHRALIREKGEVILSAGAIGSPQLLLLSGIGPVHHLSSLHIPIVHSNPDVGNFMADNPRNNINIVAPYALDPSVVQVVGITSEFNIIEAISYPLPFSFPQPFGLFPKSTSPLQLTVATIVEKFTGPQSTGSLRLLSSAKVKVSPAVRFNYFSETVDLARCVKGMRKVGDLLETVSLEELKFEDLEGAEGFKFLGPSLPKNQSDDASMGTFCRSTVTTFWHYHGGCLVGKVVDGDYRVKGTNSLRVVDGSTFNASPGTNPQATLMMIGRYIGLKILQQRRAAK; encoded by the exons ATGGCTACAGCTTTGTTTTTGATTATgctttcatatattttgcatCCTCATTTGGAGGTTCTCGCATTGGCCACTTCATCTGATCACG ATTTTAGTTACATGAAATCTGTACAAAATGCTACCGATCTACCATTAGAAGAGTCATACGACTATATAATAGTGGGAGGAGGCACAGCAGGGTGCCCATTGGCTGCAACTTTATCAGAAAAATACTCTGTTCTTGTCCTTGAAAGAGGCAGTGCCCCAGTTTCATACCCAAATGTGTTAAGCGCAAATGGCTTATTAGCTAATCTATTGCAGGAAGACGATGGAAAGACACCAGCTCAGCGGTTCACTTCAGAAGATGGAGTTCCAAATGCAAGAGGAAGGATCCTCGGCGGTAGTAGCATGATCAATGTGGGATTTTTCTCCAGAGCGGATGACCAATTCTACAATGAATCAGGCATTGACTGGGACATGGATTTGGTCGAGAAGTCATACCAGTGGGTGGAAGACACTATTGTGTTCCGCTCCAATTTGTCTGCTTTTCAATCTATTTTCAGAAAAGCTTTGCTTCAAGCTGGAGTTGGTCCTGACAATGGATTCAGCCTTAAACACTTGGTAGGAACCAAAACTTCGGGTTCTACCTTCGATAACCAAGGAAGGAGACATGGAGCTGTGGAGCTTCTCAACAGAGCAGTACTGAAGAATCTGAGAGTTGCAGTTGAGGCCTATGTGGAAAGAATCATCTTCAGCTCTTCCAATAATGCATCAC GTTTGTCTGCAAGTGGAGTCATATATACTGATTCGAAAGGGAAGACTCATCGGGCATTAATAAGAGAAAAGGGAGAGGTGATACTGAGTGCAGGGGCAATTGGGAGTCCTCAACTTCTCCTTCTCAGTGGAATTGGTCCAGTTCATCATCTTTCTTCTCTGCATATTCCAATTGTTCACTCAAATCCTGATGTAGGAAATTTCATGGCTGACAATCCTCGTAATAACATCAACATTGTAGCCCCATATGCATTGGACCCATCAGTTGTACAGGTTGTAGGAATTACCAGTGAGTTCAATATTATAGAGGCCATCTCCTACCCTTTGCCATTTTCATTTCCTCAACCTTTTGGCCTCTTTCCAAAGTCCACTTCTCCTTTACAATTGACTGTGGCAACCATTGTCGAGAAGTTCACGGGACCTCAGTCGACCGGTTCCCTTCGGTTGCTGTCATCGGCCAAGGTGAAAGTTAGCCCGGCTGTGAGGTTCAACTACTTTTCTGAAACGGTGGACCTTGCTCGTTGTGTTAAAGGAATGAGGAAGGTTGGTGATTTGCTGGAGACAGTGTCCTTGGAAGAACTAAAGTTTGAAGATTTGGAGGGTGCAGAAGGTTTCAAGTTTTTAGGACCATCTTTGCCAAAGAACCAATCTGATGATGCATCAATGGGGACATTTTGTCGAAGCACGGTGACAACGTTTTGGCATTACCACGGTGGTTGCTTGGTGGGAAAGGTGGTGGATGGTGATTACAGGGTCAAAGGGACAAATTCACTCCGTGTGGTTGATGGATCCACATTCAATGCCTCACCAGGGACCAATCCTCAAGCCACCCTTATGATGATAGGCCg GTATATTGGGCTTAAGATTCTGCAGCAACGAAGAGCAGCAAAATAG
- the LOC107432123 gene encoding (R)-mandelonitrile lyase 2-like, with translation MAAALLLFLLSYILHPQTQVLALATSSDHDFRYMKSVGNATAVPLEDEYDYIIVGGGTAGCPLAATLSRKYSVLVLERGSAPVSYPQVLTAKGSGANLLQEDDGKTPAQRFVSEDGVPNVRGRILGGTSMINGGFFSRANNQFYNESGIDWDMGAVEKAYKWVEDIIVFRSNLSSFQSIFREALLEAGVGPDNGFTLQHLVGTKISGSTYDDQGRRHGAVELLNKGVLKNLRVAVEAYVEKIIFSSNASRLSATGVIYTDSKGKTHRALIRDKGEVILSAGAIGSPQLLLLSGVGPVNHLSSLHIPVVHSNPDVGNFMADNPRNMINIVSPFALDPSSVQVVGITSDFNSMEAFSYTFPFSFPQPFGLFPNSTSPLEFSLATIVEKFSGPQSTGSLRLLSSADVKVSPAVRFNYFSETVDIARCVKGMRRVGDLLKTESLEQLKFRDLEGAEGFKFLGPSLPKNQSDDASMETFCRSTVRSFWHYHGGCLVGKVVDGDYRVKGTNSLRVVDVSTFDASPGTNPQATLMMIGRYIGLKILKERRVVK, from the exons ATGGCAGCAGCTTTGTTATTGTTTCTGCTTTCATATATTTTACATCCTCAAACGCAGGTTCTTGCATTGGCCACCTCATCTGATCATG ATTTTCGTTACATGAAATCTGTAGGTAATGCAACAGCTGTACCATTAGAAGACGAATATGACTATATAATAGTAGGAGGAGGCACAGCAGGGTGTCCATTAGCTGCAACTTTATCAAGAAAATACTCTGTTCTTGTCCTTGAAAGGGGCAGCGCCCCTGTTTCATATCCACAGGTTCTGACTGCAAAAGGCTCAGGGGCTAATCTCCTGCAGGAAGACGATGGAAAAACCCCTGCTCAGAGGTTCGTTTCAGAAGATGGAGTTCCAAATGTAAGAGGAAGGATCCTAGGTGGCACCAGCATGATCAATGGGGGATTCTTCTCCAGAGCCAATAACCAATTCTACAACGAATCAGGCATTGACTGGGACATGGGTGCGGTCGAGAAAGCATATAAGTGGGTGGAAGATATTATTGTGTTCCGCTCCAATTTGTCTTCTTTTCAATCTATTTTTAGAGAAGCTCTACTTGAAGCAGGAGTTGGTCCTGACAATGGATTCACTTTGCAACACTTGGTAGGGACTAAAATTTCGGGTTCAACTTACGATGACCAAGGAAGGAGACATGGAGCTGTGGAGCTTCTCAACAAAGGAGTGCTGAAGAATCTGAGAGTTGCAGTTGAGGCCTATGTGGAAAAAATCATATTCTCTTCTAATGCATCAC GTTTGTCTGCAACTGGAGTCATATACACTGATTCTAAAGGGAAGACTCATCGAGCATTAATAAGAGATAAAGGAGAGGTGATATTGAGTGCAGGGGCGATTGGTAGCCCGCAACTTCTACTTCTCAGTGGAGTTGGACCTGTTAATCATCTTTCTTCTCTGCATATTCCGGTTGTTCACTCAAATCCTGATGTGGGAAATTTCATGGCAGACAATCCTCGTAATATGATCAACATTGTATCCCCATTTGCATTGGACCCATCATCAGTACAGGTTGTAGGAATCACCAGTGACTTCAATAGCATGGAGGCCTTCTCCTAcacttttccattttctttcccTCAACCTTTTGGCCTTTTTCCAAATTCCACTTCTCCCTTGGAATTTAGTTTGGCAACCATTGTTGAGAAGTTCTCGGGACCTCAGTCCACCGGTTCACTCCGGTTGTTGTCGTCCGCTGATGTGAAAGTTAGTCCAGCTGTCCGGTTCAACTACTTTTCTGAAACGGTGGACATTGCTCGTTGTGTTAAAGGAATGAGGAGGGTTGGTGATTTGCTGAAGACAGAGTCCCTTGAACAACTAAAGTTTCGAGATTTGGAGGGTGCAGAGGGTTTCAAGTTTCTTGGACCATCTTTGCCGAAGAACCAATCTGATGATGCATCAATGGAGACGTTTTGTCGGAGCACAGTGAGATCCTTCTGGCATTACCATGGTGGTTGCTTGGTGGGAAAGGTTGTGGATGGTGATTACAGGGTGAAGGGGACAAATTCGCTTCGTGTGGTAGATGTATCCACATTCGATGCGTCACCAGGGACCAATCCCCAGGCTACCCTTATGATGATAGGCCG GTACATTGGGCTTAAGATTCTGAAGGAAAGAAGAGTGGTAAAGTAG